A genomic stretch from Alteribacter keqinensis includes:
- a CDS encoding YhcN/YlaJ family sporulation lipoprotein, whose amino-acid sequence MKRLLTASLVCTLALTACGQMNDTARQDGGNAQWNSLSTGNTTDGYNVINRQSADHDEYNKYGFVRESKETAKQKKYPGYAVYDRELLANSISEMAAVIPSVDECGTLVTDDKIFMVYSRNSGHEDMDRNEVADQVRKTALSVVPSYYEVYVSDDMDMMDEIERFGSLYPDSEEYNNTLEQTADQFKDYPQGEPISSDEMHDDNDDYMN is encoded by the coding sequence ATGAAACGATTACTCACAGCATCCCTTGTGTGTACTTTGGCACTTACAGCCTGCGGGCAAATGAATGATACTGCGCGACAGGACGGCGGCAATGCCCAGTGGAATTCACTCAGCACAGGTAACACGACTGATGGCTATAACGTCATTAACCGTCAGAGTGCCGACCATGATGAATACAATAAATACGGGTTTGTCCGTGAATCAAAAGAGACAGCCAAGCAGAAGAAGTATCCGGGTTATGCCGTTTATGACAGGGAGCTTCTTGCAAACAGTATCAGTGAGATGGCAGCCGTTATTCCTTCCGTTGATGAATGCGGCACGCTCGTGACAGACGATAAAATCTTTATGGTTTACAGCCGTAACAGCGGCCACGAAGACATGGACCGCAATGAAGTGGCGGACCAGGTAAGAAAAACAGCATTATCCGTTGTTCCTTCTTACTACGAGGTGTACGTGTCTGATGATATGGACATGATGGATGAAATTGAGCGCTTCGGCAGTCTGTATCCTGACTCTGAGGAATATAACAACACTCTGGAGCAGACAGCAGATCAGTTTAAAGATTATCCCCAGGGTGAGCCGATCAGCAGTGACGAAATGCATGATGACAATGACGATTATATGAATTAA
- the lipA gene encoding lipoyl synthase → MAKKEEYIRKPDWLKIKLNTNESYTGLKKMMREKKLHTVCEEARCPNIHECWAERKTATFMILGDVCTRACRFCAVKTGLPTELDLQEPERVAESVHLMGLKHAVITAVARDDLKDGGAEVFAETVRAIRRKSPFTTVEVLPSDMMGRYENLETLMDAKPDILNHNIETVRSLTPRVRARATYDRSLEFLARAKEMQPKIPTKSSIMIGLGETKEEIIETMDDLRAANVDIMTIGQYLQPTKKHLKIKKYWTPEEFNELKEIALSKGFKHCESGPLVRSSYHADEQVNAAQS, encoded by the coding sequence ATGGCGAAAAAAGAAGAATACATTCGTAAGCCCGACTGGCTGAAAATAAAACTTAATACAAACGAGTCCTATACAGGACTGAAAAAGATGATGCGTGAAAAGAAATTACATACTGTCTGTGAAGAAGCGCGTTGTCCGAATATTCACGAGTGCTGGGCTGAACGAAAAACAGCAACATTTATGATTCTGGGAGATGTATGTACCCGTGCATGCCGTTTCTGTGCAGTTAAGACAGGTCTGCCCACAGAGCTTGATCTGCAGGAACCGGAACGTGTAGCGGAGTCGGTTCACCTGATGGGTCTTAAACACGCTGTCATTACAGCGGTTGCCCGGGACGATCTGAAAGACGGCGGTGCCGAAGTGTTTGCAGAAACCGTTCGTGCTATTCGACGCAAAAGTCCGTTTACAACGGTGGAAGTGCTCCCTTCAGATATGATGGGACGCTATGAGAACCTTGAGACTCTCATGGATGCAAAACCAGATATCCTCAACCACAACATTGAGACGGTTCGCAGCCTGACTCCACGTGTCCGTGCCCGTGCTACATACGACCGCTCTCTTGAATTTCTGGCACGCGCCAAGGAAATGCAGCCAAAAATCCCAACAAAATCAAGCATTATGATCGGACTTGGGGAAACAAAAGAAGAAATTATCGAAACGATGGATGACCTGCGTGCTGCCAATGTTGACATCATGACAATCGGCCAGTATCTGCAGCCAACCAAGAAACACCTTAAAATCAAAAAGTACTGGACTCCGGAAGAGTTCAACGAGCTTAAAGAAATTGCACTCTCCAAAGGCTTCAAGCACTGTGAATCAGGCCCGCTGGTACGTTCTTCCTACCACGCTGATGAGCAGGTAAACGCAGCACAAAGCTAA
- a CDS encoding M23 family metallopeptidase: MKRVACWLCVFLFLALFIPVESYASVLQERSSEEIFAERMALYKKTETLTGVPWYYIAGVDSYERGLRRARRDLADEEGYVGILIPAERWAGMENPDPDDSNPVSISLFNGIGLDGNGDGLAEQTNDEDVLFTFAQRLAAFGTDEENMRIGLWDYYQRDKAIELINGHAEVYRTFNTLDLRKRVFPLPLNYNYSYRGTWGHSRGWGGRRIHEGTDLFAGYGTPVRSTTYGIVELKGWNKFGGWRIGIRDTNNVYHYYAHLTGFEKGVERGTIVEPGTVVGYVGSSGYGKPGTQGKFPPHLHYGMYKDNGYFEWSFDPYPSLRAWEKIERQSRRK; encoded by the coding sequence ATGAAACGTGTCGCTTGCTGGCTGTGTGTTTTTCTATTTCTAGCCCTTTTCATCCCTGTAGAAAGCTATGCGTCGGTTCTTCAAGAACGTTCATCTGAAGAAATCTTTGCAGAGCGGATGGCACTTTATAAAAAAACTGAAACACTTACCGGTGTTCCCTGGTACTACATAGCAGGTGTGGACAGCTATGAACGCGGGCTCAGAAGGGCACGTCGGGACTTGGCTGATGAAGAGGGATATGTAGGTATCTTAATTCCGGCTGAAAGGTGGGCCGGTATGGAAAACCCCGATCCTGACGATTCAAACCCTGTTTCAATTTCGCTTTTCAATGGAATTGGCCTTGATGGTAACGGAGACGGCCTCGCCGAACAGACGAACGATGAGGATGTCCTCTTCACTTTTGCCCAGAGGCTTGCTGCTTTCGGCACTGATGAGGAGAACATGCGAATTGGATTATGGGATTATTATCAGCGCGATAAAGCCATAGAGCTCATCAACGGACATGCGGAAGTGTACCGTACCTTCAATACGCTTGATCTCCGTAAGAGAGTGTTTCCTCTGCCGCTCAATTATAACTACAGTTACAGAGGAACGTGGGGACATTCCCGCGGCTGGGGCGGACGCAGAATTCATGAGGGAACCGATCTTTTTGCTGGATACGGCACCCCCGTCAGGTCTACCACATACGGAATTGTGGAACTTAAAGGATGGAATAAGTTTGGTGGCTGGCGAATCGGGATACGTGACACAAATAACGTCTACCACTACTACGCCCACCTGACCGGATTTGAAAAAGGAGTGGAACGTGGGACAATCGTTGAACCGGGGACAGTTGTGGGCTACGTAGGAAGCTCAGGTTACGGAAAACCCGGGACCCAAGGGAAGTTCCCGCCCCACCTCCACTACGGAATGTACAAAGACAACGGCTACTTCGAATGGTCATTCGACCCCTATCCCTCACTCCGGGCATGGGAAAAAATCGAACGCCAGTCCCGCCGCAAATAA
- a CDS encoding sodium-dependent transporter, with protein MSNGRERFSKLGFILAAVGSAVGLGNVWRFSYVAGDSGGAAFLLIYILCIFLVGLPVLLAEFSIGRKGQQDVVGSFNAISPQKPWAIGGFLGVASAFLILSFYGVIAGWVVYFLYSYVTGATGNVGTGEYGDFFGAFIGGAAGPVFWQVLFMIFVVAIVFSGVKKGIELSNKIFMPLLAVILIFLAGYSLTLDGAGEGLTFLFTPDWSAFAQPGVYAAAIGQAFFTLSLGMGAMITYASYLPKDTNLPSAAGTVVTFDTLFAIVAGLVIFPAVFTFGLEPGAGPGLIFITLPEVFNQMGGAGTLFGILFFFLVAIAALSSAISLLEVSVAYAMRKFNWTRRFSAVVVGAVVTLFGIPSALSQGGPLSEFTIFGLPFLDAVDTLTDKYFLPLGGLVIALFVGWGWNKVDALKETGLTNSALGTAWIWFLRIVAPLGIAVILLLNILG; from the coding sequence ATGAGTAATGGCCGTGAAAGGTTTTCCAAGCTTGGATTTATCCTCGCTGCCGTAGGTTCGGCTGTAGGACTCGGAAATGTGTGGCGTTTTTCGTACGTAGCGGGAGACAGTGGAGGAGCTGCTTTTTTACTTATTTATATCTTATGTATTTTCCTCGTTGGTCTGCCGGTATTGCTTGCTGAATTTTCGATTGGCCGGAAAGGGCAGCAGGACGTAGTAGGATCTTTTAACGCAATTTCCCCTCAAAAACCATGGGCAATCGGTGGATTTCTGGGCGTTGCGTCTGCATTCTTGATTTTGTCATTTTACGGTGTTATCGCCGGATGGGTCGTATACTTCCTCTACAGCTATGTAACCGGTGCTACGGGGAATGTAGGTACAGGTGAATATGGGGACTTCTTCGGTGCCTTTATCGGTGGAGCTGCAGGGCCTGTTTTCTGGCAAGTACTCTTCATGATATTTGTTGTGGCTATTGTTTTCAGTGGTGTAAAAAAAGGTATCGAACTTTCAAACAAAATTTTCATGCCTTTACTGGCTGTAATTCTGATTTTCCTTGCAGGCTACAGCCTGACGCTTGACGGTGCAGGAGAAGGTCTGACATTCCTGTTCACACCGGACTGGAGTGCATTTGCCCAGCCGGGTGTGTATGCAGCTGCCATCGGACAAGCTTTCTTTACCCTGTCCCTGGGTATGGGAGCTATGATTACGTATGCAAGTTATCTGCCTAAAGATACAAACCTGCCAAGTGCAGCAGGAACAGTTGTCACGTTTGATACATTGTTTGCCATTGTGGCAGGTCTTGTGATCTTCCCAGCAGTGTTTACGTTTGGTCTTGAGCCGGGAGCCGGCCCTGGGCTGATCTTCATCACCCTTCCAGAAGTATTTAACCAAATGGGCGGTGCTGGAACGCTGTTCGGCATTCTGTTCTTCTTCCTTGTAGCCATTGCGGCATTATCTTCTGCAATCTCATTGCTTGAAGTAAGTGTTGCATATGCGATGCGCAAGTTTAACTGGACGAGACGCTTCTCTGCAGTAGTGGTCGGGGCGGTTGTGACCCTGTTTGGTATTCCTTCTGCTTTGAGTCAGGGAGGTCCGCTATCAGAATTTACGATTTTCGGACTGCCGTTCCTTGATGCAGTTGATACACTGACAGATAAGTACTTTCTGCCTCTGGGCGGTCTTGTGATTGCACTGTTTGTGGGGTGGGGCTGGAATAAAGTCGATGCCCTTAAGGAAACAGGTCTTACAAATTCAGCATTAGGAACGGCCTGGATCTGGTTCCTGCGAATTGTAGCACCATTGGGAATTGCCGTGATTCTTCTTCTCAACATTCTTGGATAA
- a CDS encoding Na+/H+ antiporter NhaC family protein: protein MDHGALSLLPPILALIMVILTRRVLLSLGIGIIVGALMVNQNEELFVNEALSQVISIVTGIFYVPGEGVNTWEFYILLFLVILGIIASLITMTGGSRAFGEWALSRVKTRIGAQIVTAFLGIIIFIDDYFNSLTVGNVSRPLTDRHRISRAKLAYVVDSTAASMCVLIPLSSWGAYIITIIGNDVLMEHGVTEFGALQAFIMMAPMNFYAVFAILMVFAVAWFRLDFGPMRTHELRALTTGELVDKEKGAVPGDSEDAQPVVSGRVGDLVWPIVTLIAATVLFMIVTGVQGTEGEAGLLATFENTDVAASLLYGGLISMSVTIAIAFMRKVPVKDFGVGLWAGVKSMLPAIYILIFAWTIIEIIGELGTGAYLAEVVNDNMNLAYLPVVLFLIAGFMAFTTGTSWGTFGIMLPIAGEIAAQTDVTLLLPVLAAVLAGAIFGDHCSPISDTTILSSTGAGSHHIDHVLTQLPYAVLVAVIASAGFLVIGFTGSFLAAIAASLVIFALSIFILKTVIKPVDA, encoded by the coding sequence ATGGATCACGGAGCATTATCATTACTGCCTCCGATACTGGCACTTATTATGGTTATCCTTACCCGCCGTGTTCTTCTTTCACTGGGGATCGGAATTATTGTCGGTGCGCTCATGGTCAATCAGAATGAAGAGCTCTTCGTCAACGAAGCGCTGTCTCAGGTTATCTCTATAGTGACAGGTATCTTTTATGTACCGGGTGAAGGAGTAAACACCTGGGAGTTTTATATTCTGCTGTTCCTTGTTATTTTAGGAATAATTGCTTCACTTATTACAATGACAGGAGGAAGCAGAGCCTTTGGTGAGTGGGCACTGAGCCGTGTGAAAACACGAATCGGCGCACAGATTGTCACTGCCTTCCTTGGGATTATTATTTTTATTGATGACTACTTCAACAGCCTGACTGTAGGTAACGTGAGCCGTCCGCTGACTGACCGTCACCGGATTTCACGGGCGAAGCTTGCCTATGTCGTCGATTCAACAGCAGCATCCATGTGTGTGCTCATTCCGCTTTCAAGCTGGGGAGCCTACATTATTACGATTATCGGTAACGATGTACTAATGGAGCATGGAGTCACTGAATTTGGTGCTCTTCAGGCGTTTATTATGATGGCACCGATGAACTTTTACGCTGTATTTGCCATTCTTATGGTCTTTGCGGTTGCTTGGTTCCGTCTGGATTTCGGTCCGATGCGTACACATGAGCTTCGTGCGCTTACGACAGGCGAGCTTGTGGATAAAGAAAAAGGAGCTGTTCCCGGGGACAGTGAAGATGCTCAGCCGGTTGTTTCAGGTCGTGTAGGCGACTTGGTATGGCCGATCGTCACGTTAATTGCAGCCACAGTTCTATTCATGATCGTAACAGGCGTTCAAGGTACTGAAGGGGAAGCGGGCCTTCTTGCTACGTTTGAAAATACAGATGTAGCGGCTTCACTTCTTTATGGCGGTCTCATCAGTATGTCAGTAACCATCGCCATTGCCTTTATGCGCAAAGTGCCGGTTAAAGATTTCGGCGTAGGCTTATGGGCTGGAGTTAAGTCGATGCTTCCGGCCATTTACATTTTGATCTTTGCCTGGACAATCATCGAAATTATCGGCGAACTCGGCACAGGTGCATACCTAGCTGAAGTGGTAAATGACAACATGAACCTTGCTTATCTGCCGGTTGTATTGTTCCTCATTGCAGGATTTATGGCATTTACAACTGGGACAAGCTGGGGAACATTCGGAATCATGCTGCCGATAGCAGGAGAAATTGCAGCTCAGACGGATGTTACGCTGCTTCTGCCGGTATTGGCCGCCGTCCTTGCAGGAGCAATCTTCGGAGATCACTGTTCTCCAATTTCAGATACGACAATTTTGTCTTCTACAGGTGCGGGAAGCCATCACATCGATCACGTGCTTACGCAACTGCCGTATGCGGTTCTCGTTGCAGTGATTGCGTCTGCAGGTTTCCTTGTAATCGGCTTTACAGGAAGCTTCCTTGCAGCCATTGCCGCGTCGCTTGTGATATTTGCACTGTCAATCTTTATTCTGAAAACAGTTATAAAGCCGGTTGATGCTTAA
- the yunB gene encoding sporulation protein YunB: MKRRFRAFKPVKSRRRKGPLPFRYVFLISFLIFSLMTAQGLVIVEKGIRPTLISIAKTETQRIGTLAINDAISKQILENTNLEEVIETEMGPDGSITYMNFNPVIFNKVLQQTTQRVQSYLNDIEHGRVRDVGLPTDVNVEREGATFSEDGIIHMIPLGQATNNALLAHLGPRVPVRLSAIGDVKSQLRWEAVPLGINNTWISISVEIEADVKIVIPFATDTAAVTTSIAVANVYIPGEVPEFYGTGVTPVLSRDLETGEVNVSETETISTQENLPGD; this comes from the coding sequence ATGAAGCGGAGGTTTCGGGCGTTCAAGCCGGTCAAATCAAGGAGACGGAAAGGACCTTTGCCTTTTCGTTATGTATTTTTAATTTCATTTTTAATTTTTTCTCTGATGACTGCCCAGGGTCTTGTGATTGTTGAAAAGGGTATTCGTCCGACGCTTATATCCATTGCAAAGACTGAGACACAGAGGATCGGGACACTTGCTATCAATGATGCGATTTCCAAACAGATTCTTGAGAATACGAACCTGGAAGAGGTCATTGAAACAGAGATGGGTCCTGATGGCAGTATTACGTATATGAACTTCAACCCGGTTATATTTAATAAAGTTTTGCAGCAGACAACCCAGCGCGTACAATCGTATTTAAATGATATTGAACACGGCAGGGTGAGGGATGTGGGTCTTCCCACAGATGTGAACGTGGAAAGAGAGGGAGCAACGTTTTCCGAGGATGGCATCATTCACATGATTCCACTCGGTCAGGCTACTAACAATGCTCTGCTGGCACACCTTGGTCCAAGGGTGCCTGTCCGTTTATCCGCCATCGGTGACGTGAAATCCCAGCTGAGGTGGGAAGCGGTACCTCTGGGGATCAATAACACATGGATCAGTATCAGCGTTGAAATAGAGGCGGATGTGAAAATCGTAATCCCGTTTGCAACGGATACGGCTGCTGTAACCACTTCGATTGCGGTGGCCAATGTGTATATCCCTGGAGAAGTGCCTGAGTTTTACGGAACGGGTGTAACCCCTGTGCTTTCCAGGGACTTGGAAACCGGAGAGGTGAATGTATCTGAGACTGAAACCATTTCAACGCAGGAAAATTTGCCAGGTGATTAA
- a CDS encoding mannitol-1-phosphate 5-dehydrogenase produces the protein MKAVHFGAGNIGRGFIGQLLYDAGAAITFVDVNDEVINAMNSERHYDIVYAQEEELRYSVHGVKGLNSRTETDKVVSEIAEADIVTTAVGPNVLKFLAPVIKEGLVKRSGKAVDVIACENMVGGSEQLKQYVLDQADDEERRIVEESAGFPNAAVDRIVPEQVVGNGLDVTVEPFYEWIVETEGMKNPDVRIPGILYVEALSPYIERKLFTVNTGHAAAAYLGSLEGYKTIAEAMADEGVFTSVSGALEETGKLLTAKYDTFSKDEQKAYIEKVLARFVNPKLVDDVKRVGRTPLRKLGRKERLISPAEQLMKRNGQPAFLVDVIVAALSFRNEDDPEAVKLAEEIQEKGVGYVLRHYSQLEENSPLYESISEKYNEAEK, from the coding sequence ATGAAAGCCGTCCACTTTGGTGCGGGAAACATCGGGAGAGGCTTTATCGGCCAGCTGCTATACGATGCGGGAGCAGCGATTACATTTGTAGATGTGAATGATGAGGTTATTAACGCCATGAACAGTGAAAGGCATTATGACATTGTTTACGCCCAGGAGGAAGAACTGCGTTATTCCGTGCATGGTGTAAAAGGCCTGAACAGCCGTACTGAAACAGATAAAGTTGTCTCAGAAATTGCAGAAGCGGATATCGTGACAACGGCTGTGGGGCCGAACGTTCTTAAGTTCCTTGCTCCTGTAATAAAAGAAGGACTGGTAAAAAGAAGCGGTAAAGCTGTAGATGTGATCGCCTGCGAGAACATGGTAGGGGGCAGTGAACAACTGAAACAGTATGTGCTGGATCAAGCAGATGATGAGGAACGCAGGATTGTTGAAGAGTCGGCCGGCTTTCCAAATGCTGCAGTAGACCGGATTGTTCCCGAACAAGTCGTTGGAAACGGGTTGGATGTAACAGTTGAGCCATTCTATGAATGGATTGTTGAAACAGAAGGAATGAAGAATCCGGACGTAAGGATTCCAGGTATCCTATATGTGGAAGCTCTTTCCCCTTATATTGAGCGTAAGCTTTTCACCGTCAACACGGGGCACGCAGCGGCAGCGTATCTCGGCTCTTTGGAAGGGTACAAAACAATTGCTGAGGCGATGGCAGATGAAGGTGTATTTACGTCTGTAAGTGGAGCGCTGGAGGAAACGGGGAAGTTGCTTACAGCAAAGTATGACACCTTTTCTAAAGATGAGCAAAAAGCCTATATCGAGAAGGTACTGGCACGCTTTGTAAATCCCAAACTGGTGGATGACGTGAAGCGGGTAGGGCGCACCCCTCTACGGAAACTGGGACGTAAGGAAAGGTTGATCTCTCCCGCAGAGCAGTTAATGAAGCGAAATGGGCAGCCTGCTTTTCTCGTTGATGTGATTGTGGCGGCTCTCTCTTTCCGGAACGAAGACGATCCGGAAGCGGTGAAACTCGCTGAGGAGATACAGGAAAAAGGTGTGGGTTATGTTTTGAGACACTATTCACAGCTGGAAGAAAACTCACCTTTATACGAATCGATTTCTGAGAAATACAATGAGGCAGAAAAATAA
- a CDS encoding PTS sugar transporter subunit IIA, which produces MSILTKENIVLGAEPATKEEAIEQTGSILVEKGYVSPGYIEKMKEREALTSTYMGNFVAIPHGTEDSKKEVKHSGISIVQVPGGVDFDGNEVKVLIGIAGKDNEHLEILSQIAIVCSEEENIEKMVSASSPEELLSLFEEVV; this is translated from the coding sequence ATGAGTATTTTAACGAAAGAAAATATTGTACTTGGAGCGGAACCGGCAACGAAGGAAGAAGCCATTGAACAAACAGGCAGTATTTTGGTTGAAAAAGGGTATGTGTCTCCGGGTTATATTGAAAAGATGAAAGAAAGAGAAGCTCTGACGTCAACCTATATGGGGAATTTTGTAGCGATTCCTCATGGAACAGAAGATTCCAAGAAAGAAGTAAAGCACTCTGGGATTTCCATCGTACAAGTGCCGGGCGGGGTGGATTTTGACGGAAACGAAGTGAAAGTATTGATTGGTATTGCCGGAAAAGATAATGAGCATCTGGAAATCCTTTCGCAAATCGCCATCGTCTGTTCTGAAGAAGAAAACATTGAAAAAATGGTATCCGCATCGTCTCCGGAAGAACTGCTCAGTCTTTTTGAGGAGGTCGTATAG
- a CDS encoding BglG family transcription antiterminator yields MYISARERKIIEQLLRAKQDITIKEIAKSIQVSDRTVHRDLKGVEDILDSFGVTLVKQSGRGLELQASQPRLDELHEYISQLNHEEYTPEERKVLLISKLLHLREPVKLFTLATELNVTAATISTDLSRADDWLGDFQLSVVRKRGSGIDLSGTETNKRRAMSRLLVEFVNEEDFYSLIHRQPDEEGSMNTVSARLLHLVDKDMLSAVEEAVQDVRGDLPYEIADSAYIGLVIHLTLSIERIKLGEEITMKQGGLEEMMETAEWKLAGELARRLEGKLAIQIPQAETGYITMHLRGAKLSAEQYVQLDQANMDTVLYAKKLIRYVDKKIAGDLEKDSSLLQGLVTHLYPALYRIKEGMKIHNPMTGQIKEEYPVLFQTLEEGVKAVFPGLDIPDEEVAYLVMHFGSVMNQRRRNTGYTALVICSSGVGSAKMLASRIQKEISLIDRVQTISVQEMMDMNLDDYDLVLSTIKLTSVNRDYFVVSPFLPQSESVAIHQHLQQLKPKAKETKQESNAGLHIDHFEGYSKSVNAIVSLLNQFEVYRFDSADIPGLLDSLCTEMEKEKKIESAEEVSKALIEREKLGGLGIPNTGMALFHARTQAVKQPVFTIARISGALMTKGMDGGEQEITTVLCMVTGEDSSQEELQVLSSISAAIVHDEKSLHVFEYGEKDDVLHQLSKVFNDYLKSL; encoded by the coding sequence ATGTATATCTCTGCTCGTGAACGAAAAATCATTGAACAATTGCTGAGGGCCAAACAGGACATTACCATTAAGGAAATTGCGAAATCCATTCAGGTCAGCGACCGGACCGTCCACCGCGACTTGAAGGGCGTAGAGGATATCTTAGATTCCTTTGGTGTGACTCTGGTTAAGCAATCCGGCAGGGGGCTTGAGCTTCAAGCTTCTCAGCCCCGGCTGGATGAGTTACACGAGTATATCTCCCAGCTGAACCATGAAGAGTATACACCTGAAGAACGGAAAGTACTGCTGATCAGCAAACTTCTTCATTTACGTGAACCTGTAAAACTGTTTACTCTTGCAACCGAATTGAATGTCACCGCTGCCACGATCAGTACTGATCTGTCGAGAGCTGATGACTGGCTTGGGGACTTTCAGCTGAGTGTTGTAAGAAAAAGAGGATCAGGAATTGACTTGTCCGGTACAGAAACGAATAAGCGAAGGGCTATGAGCCGGCTTTTGGTAGAGTTTGTGAATGAAGAAGACTTCTATTCCTTAATACACCGTCAGCCTGATGAAGAGGGCAGCATGAATACAGTTTCAGCCCGCCTTCTGCATCTGGTGGATAAGGACATGCTCTCGGCTGTGGAAGAAGCCGTCCAGGATGTAAGGGGAGACCTTCCATATGAGATTGCCGACTCTGCTTATATCGGATTAGTCATCCACCTTACTTTATCCATCGAACGAATTAAGCTGGGTGAAGAAATCACCATGAAGCAGGGCGGACTGGAAGAGATGATGGAGACGGCAGAATGGAAGCTTGCTGGAGAGCTTGCCCGGCGCCTGGAAGGGAAACTCGCTATTCAGATCCCGCAAGCTGAAACCGGCTATATTACCATGCACCTCAGGGGAGCGAAGCTCAGTGCTGAACAGTATGTGCAGCTCGATCAGGCGAACATGGACACTGTCCTTTATGCTAAGAAACTCATTCGTTATGTTGATAAAAAAATAGCAGGGGACCTTGAAAAAGATTCTTCCCTTCTTCAGGGGCTTGTTACACACCTGTATCCTGCTCTCTACCGAATCAAGGAAGGGATGAAGATTCATAACCCTATGACCGGACAAATTAAAGAAGAATACCCAGTACTTTTTCAAACACTTGAAGAAGGTGTAAAGGCCGTTTTTCCCGGTCTTGATATTCCCGATGAAGAAGTGGCCTATCTAGTGATGCATTTTGGATCGGTGATGAATCAGAGGCGGCGTAATACAGGTTATACGGCACTTGTGATTTGTTCGAGCGGCGTCGGGTCTGCAAAAATGCTTGCCTCGAGAATTCAAAAGGAAATTTCGTTAATCGATCGTGTGCAGACCATTTCTGTTCAGGAAATGATGGATATGAACCTTGATGACTATGATCTGGTTCTTTCTACGATTAAATTGACCAGCGTGAACCGGGATTATTTTGTTGTGAGTCCGTTTTTGCCCCAAAGTGAAAGCGTGGCTATTCATCAACACCTTCAGCAGTTAAAACCGAAAGCGAAGGAAACAAAACAAGAATCCAATGCCGGTTTACACATTGATCATTTTGAAGGCTATTCAAAATCGGTAAATGCCATCGTCAGTCTGCTCAATCAGTTTGAAGTGTACCGTTTTGACTCAGCTGACATCCCGGGGCTTTTGGACAGCCTCTGCACGGAAATGGAAAAGGAAAAGAAGATTGAGTCTGCCGAGGAGGTGTCCAAGGCACTGATTGAGCGGGAAAAGCTGGGGGGACTTGGCATACCCAATACGGGAATGGCTCTTTTCCACGCCCGGACCCAGGCGGTAAAACAGCCTGTTTTTACAATCGCACGGATCAGCGGAGCTCTTATGACAAAGGGGATGGACGGCGGGGAACAGGAAATAACAACGGTTCTATGTATGGTCACAGGAGAAGATTCGAGCCAAGAAGAGCTGCAGGTTCTAAGTTCGATCAGCGCTGCGATTGTGCATGATGAGAAAAGTCTTCATGTATTCGAATACGGGGAAAAAGACGATGTTCTTCATCAATTATCAAAAGTATTTAACGATTATTTAAAATCTTTATGA